A single genomic interval of Desulfovibrio sp. harbors:
- a CDS encoding Fe-S-containing hydro-lyase, with translation MADQNVKRVTAPFDDATARSLQAGDRVLITGTLLAARDAAHKRMVESLAKGEPLPVDLKGAVVYYLGPSPAKPGQVIGAAGPTTSGRMDAYTPQLLELGLKGMIGKGYRSEAVAQAIRGFGAPYLAAIGGAGALVARSIKKYTVLAYGDLGPEALAALEVEDFPAIVVMDAHGGNYYEMGQQPYRRV, from the coding sequence ATGGCAGATCAGAACGTCAAACGCGTCACGGCTCCCTTTGACGACGCCACCGCCCGCTCGCTGCAGGCGGGCGACAGGGTGCTTATTACAGGCACGCTGCTGGCCGCGCGCGACGCCGCGCACAAACGCATGGTTGAAAGCCTGGCAAAGGGCGAACCCCTGCCCGTGGATCTGAAGGGTGCGGTGGTCTACTATCTGGGGCCAAGCCCGGCGAAGCCGGGACAGGTCATCGGCGCAGCCGGGCCGACCACGTCCGGCCGTATGGACGCCTATACGCCGCAACTTCTGGAGTTGGGCCTCAAGGGCATGATAGGCAAGGGATACCGCAGCGAAGCAGTGGCACAAGCCATACGGGGTTTTGGCGCGCCCTATCTGGCGGCCATTGGCGGCGCCGGGGCGCTGGTGGCGCGCAGCATCAAAAAATATACGGTGCTGGCCTATGGCGATCTGGGGCCGGAAGCCCTGGCCGCTCTTGAGGTTGAGGATTTTCCCGCTATTGTGGTTATGGATGCTCACGGCGGCAATTATTATGAAATGGGGCAACAACCGTACCGGCGTGTATAG
- the alr gene encoding alanine racemase produces MVSFDRPVWAEISLSSLRHNMRQIRSLLKPGVRFCPIIKADGYGHGAVPLAHEAVALGADYLGVAILDEAAALRAAGITVPILILGYTPPQAASFVVSNHITQTIFSKEQADALSAAAAGLGMSVKVHVKVDTGMTRIGVRPEDAAAFCSYVSSLGNIVLEGMFTHFASSDSADRSYCLKQFERFQAAMAAVEASGIRLAIRHCANSAAILSMPEAQLDMVRAGIILYGLKPSDECPIPIELRPAMRLKARLAMVKQVPPGVGVSYGSIFHTQKDSILGTIPIGYADGYTRMLSKKAEVIVRNQRAPVVGRICMDQCMTDVSHIPDVRAGDEVLLFGSPELPADEIAAHLGTINYEIVCMVGKRVPRVYVE; encoded by the coding sequence GTGGTCAGTTTTGACAGACCGGTGTGGGCGGAAATAAGCCTTTCTTCACTGCGGCATAACATGCGCCAGATCAGGTCGCTGCTTAAGCCTGGAGTGCGTTTTTGCCCCATCATCAAAGCAGACGGGTATGGACACGGAGCGGTGCCGCTTGCCCATGAAGCCGTGGCCCTGGGCGCGGACTATCTTGGCGTGGCCATCCTAGACGAGGCAGCAGCACTACGCGCTGCCGGCATTACCGTGCCCATTCTCATACTTGGTTATACGCCGCCGCAGGCGGCGTCTTTCGTGGTCAGCAACCACATTACCCAGACCATTTTCAGCAAGGAGCAGGCGGACGCCCTGTCAGCGGCTGCGGCCGGGCTTGGCATGTCCGTCAAGGTGCATGTCAAGGTCGACACGGGTATGACGCGCATAGGCGTGCGCCCCGAAGACGCGGCGGCCTTCTGCTCCTATGTGTCCAGCCTTGGCAATATTGTGCTTGAGGGCATGTTTACCCACTTCGCCAGTTCGGACAGCGCCGACCGCTCGTACTGCCTCAAGCAGTTTGAGCGTTTTCAGGCAGCCATGGCGGCGGTGGAGGCATCCGGCATACGCCTTGCCATCCGGCATTGCGCCAACAGCGCTGCCATACTTTCCATGCCCGAAGCCCAGCTCGATATGGTGCGGGCGGGCATAATCCTTTACGGGCTCAAGCCCTCGGACGAATGCCCCATCCCCATCGAACTGCGCCCGGCCATGCGCCTCAAGGCGCGGTTGGCCATGGTCAAGCAGGTTCCGCCCGGCGTGGGCGTGAGCTATGGCAGCATTTTTCATACGCAGAAAGACAGTATTCTCGGTACCATACCCATCGGCTACGCTGACGGCTACACACGCATGCTCAGCAAAAAGGCCGAAGTTATCGTGCGGAACCAGCGCGCGCCCGTGGTCGGCCGCATCTGCATGGACCAGTGCATGACCGATGTGAGCCACATACCTGATGTCCGTGCCGGTGATGAAGTGCTGCTCTTCGGCAGCCCCGAACTGCCTGCGGACGAAATCGCCGCGCATCTCGGCACCATCAATTATGAAATCGTGTGCATGGTGGGCAAACGTGTGCCCAGAGTGTACGTTGAATGA
- a CDS encoding amino acid permease has product MSSENKSVTGETLTRGLESRHIQLIAIGGAIGVGLFLGSSTAIRTAGPGLLLSYLIGAAVIFFVMRALGEVAVAYPVSGSFSAYANMFMGPRMGYITGWTYWFMWIITGMAEITAVGVYCTFWWPDLPQWIPALMALVAMTTVNLISVKLFGEFEFWFALIKVVVIIAMIAIGLGIILFGIGHGGVPTGITNLYALEGGFLPNGMTGVFMALSMVMFAFLGIELIGVTAGEARNPEQSIPSAINKVLWRILVFYIGALFVIMSIFPWNEIGVHGSPFVLTFKNIGIAAAAGIINFVVATAALSSCNSGIYSNGRMLYNLALQKRAPQYFGQTSKANVPARGILVSSCIMLIGVFLNYIVPEEVFIIVTSIATFAAVWIWGTIIIVQMKSRVSKSPEEVSKIAYKMPWYPYSNYFALIGLVFVAVILTIGESTRIAMIVGPLWIIGINVVYNLLGWNKKDAQ; this is encoded by the coding sequence ATGTCGAGCGAAAACAAAAGTGTAACTGGTGAAACTCTAACCCGTGGGTTGGAGTCAAGACATATTCAGCTCATCGCCATCGGCGGAGCTATCGGCGTCGGCCTGTTCCTGGGCTCAAGCACGGCCATCAGAACCGCCGGGCCGGGCCTGTTGCTGTCCTACCTCATCGGCGCGGCCGTCATCTTTTTTGTGATGCGCGCCCTCGGTGAAGTGGCTGTGGCCTATCCTGTGTCCGGATCGTTCAGCGCCTACGCGAATATGTTCATGGGCCCGCGCATGGGCTACATAACCGGCTGGACTTACTGGTTCATGTGGATCATCACAGGCATGGCCGAAATCACGGCAGTGGGTGTGTACTGCACCTTCTGGTGGCCGGACTTGCCACAGTGGATACCGGCCTTGATGGCTCTGGTGGCCATGACAACAGTCAACCTCATTTCCGTAAAACTTTTCGGCGAATTCGAATTCTGGTTCGCGCTTATCAAGGTTGTGGTCATTATCGCCATGATCGCCATCGGTCTTGGCATTATCCTGTTCGGCATCGGCCATGGCGGCGTGCCCACGGGTATAACCAACCTTTACGCCCTTGAAGGCGGCTTTTTGCCCAACGGCATGACCGGCGTCTTTATGGCCTTATCAATGGTCATGTTCGCATTTTTGGGCATTGAGCTCATCGGCGTCACCGCTGGTGAGGCCCGCAACCCCGAACAGTCCATCCCCTCAGCCATCAACAAGGTGCTGTGGCGAATCCTCGTGTTCTATATCGGCGCGCTGTTCGTCATCATGAGCATCTTCCCCTGGAATGAAATCGGCGTACACGGCAGCCCCTTTGTGCTGACCTTCAAGAACATCGGCATCGCCGCGGCTGCGGGCATCATCAACTTCGTGGTGGCCACCGCCGCCCTGTCTTCCTGCAACAGCGGCATCTACAGCAACGGGCGTATGCTGTACAACCTGGCACTGCAAAAACGCGCTCCGCAGTACTTCGGTCAGACCAGTAAGGCCAACGTGCCCGCGCGCGGTATCCTGGTGTCTTCGTGCATCATGCTTATCGGCGTGTTTCTCAACTATATCGTGCCTGAAGAAGTTTTTATCATCGTGACCAGCATCGCCACTTTCGCGGCCGTGTGGATATGGGGAACCATCATCATCGTTCAGATGAAGTCCCGTGTCAGCAAGTCGCCGGAAGAGGTGAGCAAGATCGCGTACAAGATGCCCTGGTACCCCTATTCCAACTATTTTGCCTTGATTGGGCTGGTGTTCGTGGCCGTGATTCTCACCATTGGTGAATCCACGCGTATCGCCATGATAGTTGGGCCGCTCTGGATCATCGGCATCAACGTTGTGTACAACCTGCTTGGGTGGAACAAGAAAGACGCTCAGTAG
- a CDS encoding NAD(P) transhydrogenase subunit alpha — MKFQGMTIGVPMEIMHGERRVSATPDTVKKMVAEGATVLVEKGAGDGAFFADAAYVEAGGKIVEDVQEIFAKSDVILKVKEPLFNKKVNKHEAEMVRDGQYLITFLHPAAPVNHEMMKKLAATGVISITLDGIPRISRAQGMDALTSMSTVAGYKGVLMAANRLAKFMPMVGTAVGVIKPANVLVIGTGVAGLQAVATAKRLGAVVTAVDIRPDAREQSTSLGAKCFDVGVPADVAIGEGGYAQRLSDEWLHKEREALKPLVKDSDIIILSALIPGKLAPILITADMVASMAPGSSIVDISIDQGGNCELTDAGEVVVKHGVTIDGTKNIPGMMPTSSTWMFANNVFQLLSFLAKDGKIVLDRTDPIIESTLTTIDKQIVHRGAREAMGL, encoded by the coding sequence ATGAAGTTTCAGGGTATGACTATCGGTGTGCCGATGGAAATTATGCACGGCGAACGCCGCGTGTCCGCAACTCCTGATACCGTCAAGAAGATGGTTGCCGAAGGCGCCACGGTTCTGGTCGAGAAGGGCGCGGGCGACGGCGCGTTCTTCGCTGACGCCGCCTATGTTGAAGCTGGCGGCAAAATTGTTGAGGACGTTCAGGAAATCTTTGCCAAGTCCGACGTGATCCTGAAGGTCAAGGAACCCCTGTTCAACAAAAAAGTGAACAAGCACGAAGCGGAAATGGTGCGTGACGGCCAGTACCTGATCACGTTCCTGCATCCCGCCGCGCCTGTGAACCATGAAATGATGAAGAAGCTGGCGGCCACGGGCGTGATCAGCATCACGCTTGACGGCATCCCGCGTATATCGCGCGCTCAGGGCATGGACGCCCTGACCTCCATGAGCACTGTGGCCGGCTACAAGGGCGTGCTCATGGCCGCCAACCGCCTGGCCAAGTTCATGCCCATGGTGGGCACGGCCGTGGGCGTTATCAAACCCGCCAACGTGCTGGTCATCGGCACGGGCGTGGCCGGCCTTCAGGCCGTCGCCACCGCCAAGCGCCTTGGCGCTGTTGTGACCGCCGTGGACATCCGTCCCGACGCGCGCGAACAGTCCACAAGCCTTGGCGCCAAGTGCTTTGACGTGGGCGTGCCCGCCGATGTGGCCATTGGCGAAGGCGGCTATGCCCAGCGCCTGAGCGACGAATGGCTGCACAAGGAACGTGAGGCCCTGAAGCCCCTGGTGAAGGATTCGGACATCATCATCCTGTCCGCCCTGATCCCCGGCAAGCTGGCCCCCATCCTGATCACCGCAGACATGGTGGCCTCTATGGCTCCCGGCTCCAGCATCGTTGACATCTCCATTGACCAGGGCGGCAACTGCGAGCTGACCGACGCTGGTGAAGTGGTGGTCAAGCACGGCGTGACCATTGACGGCACCAAGAACATCCCCGGCATGATGCCCACGAGCTCCACCTGGATGTTCGCCAACAACGTGTTCCAGCTGCTTTCCTTCCTGGCCAAGGACGGCAAGATCGTGCTGGACAGAACCGACCCCATCATCGAATCCACGCTGACCACCATCGACAAGCAGATTGTCCACCGTGGCGCGCGTGAGGCCATGGGCTTATAG
- a CDS encoding NAD(P) transhydrogenase subunit alpha, which yields MTPITLLAVFVAATLLGYKIISHVPSLLHTPLMSAMNALSGVIILGAVTATYLAGSVFFTILGAISVAMAIVNVFGGFDITHKMLRMVAGKKK from the coding sequence ATGACCCCAATTACCCTGCTGGCAGTGTTCGTTGCCGCGACGCTGCTTGGCTACAAGATCATCAGCCATGTGCCGAGCCTGCTGCACACGCCCCTGATGTCGGCCATGAATGCCCTTTCGGGCGTCATCATTCTTGGTGCGGTGACGGCGACCTATCTTGCGGGCTCCGTCTTTTTCACCATACTGGGCGCCATTTCCGTCGCCATGGCCATTGTGAACGTTTTCGGCGGGTTTGACATTACTCACAAAATGCTTCGAATGGTCGCCGGGAAAAAGAAGTAA
- a CDS encoding NAD(P)(+) transhydrogenase (Re/Si-specific) subunit beta, with the protein MNALTYNIIAGLLVASVLFGLRLMNKVPTAVKGNLFCASAMGLAILVTMFKDGSMTSPTLWLAIAVGMTLGLTLSNKVKMIQMPQMVAFLHGIGGGAAAIVSFLVLTDTGAPSAFERGSACLAMAMGMTTITGSFVAAGKLHQILPQKPIILPDHTRIILSILGVMGFSVLMGTMFPHFLFGFFIFMMLLSGTAFGIGFTIRVGGADMPITISLLNSMGGVCAAIAGFAVSDPLLVAIGGIIGSSGFLLTRIMCKAMNRKLLSILLGESSVVTPARGAAPKAAAAAPAPVKSTEAEVAKLVQNAKNVIIVPGYGMALAQAQYKVKQLADLLESKGAKVSYGIHPVAGRMPGHMNVLLAEANVDYENLLEMDTVNPMFADADLVVIVGANDVVNPAANSAEGTPIYGMPILDAEKAKNIIICNYDSKPGYAGVPNPLYERAGVHLMLGDAAKTFDTLLHYAQGNAPAEQSAAPSGGDSKEAAAAKLVHNAKSVIIVPGYGMALAQAQHKVKQLADTLEAKGVKVSYGIHPVAGRMPGHMNVLLAEANVDYEDLLEMDTVNPMFAETDLVVVIGANDVVNPAANTAEGTPIYGMPILKAEEAKGIIICNYDDKPGYAGVPNPLYTRDGVILMTGDAAKTVDRLVSFAQGESPAAAAPSGGDSKEAAAARLVQNAKNVVIVPGYGMALAQAQYKVKQLADLLESKGAKVSYGIHPVAGRMPGHMNVLLAEANVDYEHLLEMDTVNPMFAESDLVVIVGANDVVNPAANSAEGTPIYGMPILKAEEAKNIIICNYDDKPGYAGVPNPLYTRDGVILMTGDASKSFDKLLAYAQGESPAGAAPAAPAAGGDQVDKVLRDAKSVVIVPGYGMALAQAQHKVKQLADLLESRGVKVSYGIHPVAGRMPGHMNVLLAEANVDYEDLLEMDVVNPMFAEADLAIVIGANDVVNPAANTAEGTPIYGMPILKAGEAKNVIICNYDDKPGYAGVDNTLYGKPGVIMMLGDASATMDKLIGILQK; encoded by the coding sequence ATGAATGCACTAACCTACAACATAATTGCCGGACTTCTTGTGGCGTCTGTACTGTTTGGTCTACGCCTCATGAACAAGGTTCCCACTGCGGTCAAGGGCAATCTTTTTTGCGCTTCGGCCATGGGCCTCGCCATCCTTGTGACCATGTTCAAGGACGGCTCCATGACGTCTCCCACGCTGTGGCTGGCCATTGCCGTGGGTATGACGCTGGGCCTTACCCTGTCCAACAAGGTCAAGATGATCCAGATGCCGCAGATGGTAGCCTTTCTGCACGGCATCGGCGGCGGTGCCGCTGCCATTGTGAGCTTTCTTGTACTGACGGACACGGGCGCGCCCTCGGCCTTTGAACGCGGCAGCGCCTGCCTGGCCATGGCCATGGGCATGACCACCATTACTGGCTCCTTTGTGGCCGCAGGCAAACTGCATCAGATACTGCCGCAAAAACCCATTATCCTGCCCGACCACACCAGGATTATTCTGTCCATTCTGGGTGTTATGGGCTTTTCCGTGCTTATGGGCACGATGTTTCCGCACTTTTTGTTCGGCTTTTTCATCTTCATGATGCTTTTGTCGGGCACGGCCTTTGGCATAGGGTTCACCATCCGCGTGGGCGGAGCCGACATGCCCATCACCATCTCGCTGCTGAACTCCATGGGCGGCGTTTGCGCCGCCATTGCGGGTTTTGCGGTGAGCGATCCCCTGCTGGTGGCCATCGGCGGCATCATCGGTTCTTCGGGCTTTTTGCTGACGCGCATCATGTGCAAGGCCATGAACAGAAAGCTGCTGTCCATCCTGCTTGGCGAGTCCTCTGTGGTCACGCCCGCTCGTGGGGCTGCGCCCAAGGCTGCCGCAGCTGCTCCGGCCCCTGTCAAATCCACTGAGGCCGAAGTGGCCAAGCTGGTGCAGAACGCCAAAAACGTGATCATCGTGCCAGGCTACGGCATGGCCCTTGCCCAGGCCCAGTACAAGGTCAAGCAGCTTGCCGACCTTCTGGAAAGCAAGGGAGCCAAGGTGAGCTACGGCATCCATCCCGTGGCGGGGCGCATGCCCGGCCATATGAACGTGCTGCTTGCCGAAGCCAATGTGGACTACGAAAATCTGCTTGAAATGGACACGGTTAACCCGATGTTCGCCGATGCCGACCTTGTGGTCATCGTGGGCGCCAACGACGTGGTGAACCCTGCGGCCAACAGCGCGGAAGGCACGCCCATTTACGGCATGCCCATTCTTGATGCCGAAAAGGCCAAGAACATCATCATCTGCAACTATGACAGCAAGCCGGGCTATGCCGGCGTGCCCAACCCCCTGTATGAGCGCGCTGGTGTGCACCTCATGCTGGGCGACGCGGCCAAGACCTTTGATACCCTGCTGCACTATGCCCAGGGCAATGCCCCGGCCGAGCAAAGCGCCGCCCCATCCGGCGGAGACAGCAAGGAAGCCGCAGCCGCCAAGCTGGTACACAACGCCAAGAGCGTGATTATCGTGCCCGGTTATGGTATGGCGCTGGCCCAGGCCCAGCACAAGGTCAAGCAGCTTGCTGACACGCTGGAAGCCAAGGGCGTCAAGGTGAGCTACGGCATCCATCCCGTGGCGGGGCGCATGCCCGGCCACATGAACGTGCTGCTTGCCGAAGCCAACGTGGATTACGAAGATCTGCTCGAAATGGATACCGTGAACCCGATGTTTGCGGAGACCGACCTTGTGGTGGTCATCGGGGCCAACGACGTGGTGAACCCTGCGGCCAACACGGCTGAAGGCACGCCCATCTACGGCATGCCCATCCTCAAGGCTGAAGAAGCCAAGGGCATCATCATCTGCAACTATGACGACAAGCCGGGCTACGCTGGCGTGCCCAACCCCCTGTATACCCGTGACGGCGTGATCCTCATGACAGGCGACGCGGCCAAGACCGTGGACCGTCTGGTGAGCTTCGCCCAGGGCGAAAGCCCCGCCGCAGCCGCCCCATCCGGCGGCGACAGCAAGGAAGCCGCGGCCGCCAGGCTGGTGCAGAACGCCAAAAACGTGGTCATCGTACCCGGCTACGGCATGGCCCTTGCCCAGGCCCAGTACAAGGTCAAGCAGCTTGCCGACCTTCTGGAAAGCAAGGGAGCCAAGGTGAGCTACGGCATCCATCCCGTGGCGGGGCGCATGCCCGGCCACATGAACGTGCTGCTCGCCGAAGCCAATGTGGACTACGAACATCTGCTTGAAATGGACACCGTGAACCCGATGTTTGCGGAATCCGACCTTGTGGTCATCGTTGGAGCCAACGACGTGGTGAACCCTGCGGCCAACAGTGCGGAAGGCACGCCCATTTACGGCATGCCCATCCTCAAGGCCGAAGAAGCCAAGAACATCATCATCTGCAACTACGACGACAAGCCTGGTTACGCCGGTGTGCCCAACCCCCTGTATACCCGCGATGGGGTAATCCTCATGACGGGCGATGCCTCCAAGAGCTTTGACAAGCTGCTGGCCTACGCACAGGGCGAAAGCCCGGCGGGGGCCGCTCCTGCCGCTCCTGCGGCTGGCGGAGATCAGGTGGACAAGGTGCTCAGGGACGCCAAAAGCGTCGTTATCGTGCCCGGTTACGGCATGGCACTGGCCCAGGCCCAGCACAAGGTCAAGCAGCTTGCCGACCTGCTGGAATCCAGGGGCGTCAAGGTGAGCTACGGTATCCATCCCGTGGCGGGGCGCATGCCCGGCCACATGAACGTGCTGCTTGCCGAAGCCAACGTGGATTACGAAGACCTGCTTGAAATGGACGTGGTGAATCCGATGTTTGCCGAAGCCGATCTGGCCATCGTCATCGGGGCCAACGACGTGGTGAACCCTGCGGCCAACACGGCCGAGGGCACGCCCATTTACGGCATGCCCATCCTCAAGGCTGGCGAGGCCAAAAACGTCATCATCTGCAACTATGACGACAAGCCCGGCTATGCCGGGGTGGACAACACCCTGTACGGCAAGCCCGGCGTCATCATGATGCTTGGCGATGCCTCTGCCACCATGGACAAGCTCATAGGCATACTCCAGAAGTAG
- a CDS encoding AbrB family transcriptional regulator, whose protein sequence is MTTLIALFAVGLTGGLVFDYFDLPGGPMTGAMVAVVIFKSLGSVSTPFMPHWIRYVVYGCVGVIVGNMYSPGMLSVVRETWPIMLLSTFIILAAGLGCSWISMRFGGMSAEGAYLATSPGGFNAIMALAGDAGREAPMIMVYHLVRIYAIVLLSPLIAKLLVLMAKL, encoded by the coding sequence ATGACGACGCTGATCGCACTTTTTGCCGTGGGCCTCACCGGAGGCCTGGTTTTTGACTACTTTGACCTGCCGGGCGGCCCCATGACTGGGGCCATGGTGGCCGTGGTCATTTTTAAAAGCCTCGGCTCCGTCAGCACGCCGTTCATGCCGCACTGGATCCGGTATGTGGTGTACGGCTGCGTGGGCGTGATCGTTGGCAATATGTACAGTCCCGGCATGCTGAGCGTTGTGCGTGAAACGTGGCCCATCATGCTGCTTTCGACCTTTATCATTCTCGCCGCCGGTCTCGGCTGTTCCTGGATAAGCATGCGCTTTGGCGGCATGAGCGCCGAGGGCGCCTACCTTGCCACCAGCCCCGGCGGCTTCAACGCCATCATGGCCCTGGCCGGAGATGCGGGACGCGAAGCGCCTATGATTATGGTGTATCACCTGGTGCGCATCTATGCCATTGTGCTGCTGTCGCCGCTCATAGCCAAGCTGCTGGTTCTTATGGCTAAGCTCTAG
- the metE gene encoding 5-methyltetrahydropteroyltriglutamate--homocysteine S-methyltransferase — translation MRTHILGFPSMGRQRELKQALESFWRGDTSAQDLTGTAHQLQESHWAIQREAGLSYVTTGDFSLYDRMLDTSLMLGAVPARFARCGKDALTRYFALARGDASRNIPAMEMTKWFDTNYHYLVPEIEADAVWTPGEHPVLEATRRAAARGFTPKASIIGPFTWLALAKGQNGADPWTRLDEVLATYAGLLEQLAPLCNCIQIEEPVLCTELLPATAAERFTEAYATLNAAVARAGSARLLLATYFGPLENHLALAINSGCAALHIDLVRGSGQLDAVLAALPDHMALSLGLVNGRNIWKTDYAQAASLMTRAVNALGADRVLLASSCSLLHSPVDLAEETDLPAHIRSRMAFAVQKCAELADLKAIALDQGADILAANAAVLAEAQAHADTVLTRVRERAAAVTPAMLARKSPFAARKQAQAWLRLPLLPTTTIGSFPQTDHIRKTRLAFKRGQMTPADYEAAIKAEIAACIKKQEELGLDVLVHGEAERNDMVEYFGQQLGGFCFTRNGWVQSYGSRCVKPPVIYGDVYRKAPMTVAWARYAQSLTQKPVKGMLTGPVTILCWSFVRDDLPRSEVCRQIALAIRDEVSDLEAAGIHIIQIDEAALREGMPLTAAEAAVYLQWAVDAFLLASTGVEDRTQMHTHMCYSEFNAILPAIARMDADVISIESSRSGMELLDAFTRFHYVGEVGPGVYDIHSPRIPTADEMVRLLHLALQHIDKSQLWVNPDCGLKTRRWEEAYPALENMVAAALRVRVELTA, via the coding sequence ATGCGTACCCACATTCTCGGCTTTCCCTCCATGGGCAGGCAGCGTGAGCTGAAACAGGCTCTCGAATCTTTCTGGCGTGGCGACACGTCCGCCCAGGACCTCACCGGCACAGCGCACCAGCTTCAGGAAAGCCATTGGGCCATCCAGCGCGAAGCTGGGCTGAGCTACGTGACCACGGGCGATTTTTCCCTCTATGACCGCATGCTGGACACAAGCCTCATGCTTGGGGCTGTGCCCGCCCGCTTTGCCCGCTGCGGCAAGGACGCCCTGACGCGCTATTTCGCTCTGGCGCGAGGGGACGCCTCACGCAACATTCCGGCCATGGAGATGACCAAGTGGTTTGACACCAACTACCACTATCTTGTGCCGGAAATCGAAGCCGACGCCGTCTGGACGCCAGGCGAACACCCCGTGCTGGAAGCGACTCGGCGCGCCGCCGCCAGGGGCTTCACGCCCAAGGCCTCCATCATCGGCCCCTTCACCTGGCTGGCTCTGGCCAAGGGCCAGAACGGCGCAGACCCGTGGACGCGGCTGGACGAGGTGCTGGCAACCTATGCGGGGCTGCTGGAACAACTGGCTCCTCTTTGCAACTGCATCCAGATTGAAGAGCCTGTGCTCTGCACCGAACTGCTGCCTGCCACAGCAGCAGAGCGGTTCACCGAAGCGTACGCCACGCTCAATGCGGCGGTGGCCCGCGCCGGGTCAGCCAGGCTCTTGCTGGCGACCTACTTCGGCCCGCTGGAAAATCACCTTGCCCTGGCCATAAACAGCGGCTGCGCGGCCCTGCATATCGACCTTGTGCGCGGCTCCGGCCAGTTGGACGCCGTGCTCGCCGCCCTGCCCGATCACATGGCCCTGTCCCTCGGACTGGTCAACGGACGCAATATCTGGAAGACCGACTACGCGCAGGCCGCCAGCCTCATGACCCGCGCCGTGAACGCTCTTGGCGCTGATCGTGTGCTTCTGGCCTCTTCCTGCTCGCTTTTGCACAGCCCCGTGGATCTCGCGGAAGAAACCGACCTGCCCGCCCACATCAGAAGCCGCATGGCTTTTGCCGTGCAGAAATGCGCGGAACTGGCCGACCTCAAAGCCATTGCCCTTGACCAGGGCGCGGACATTCTGGCAGCCAACGCCGCCGTGCTGGCCGAGGCTCAGGCCCATGCCGACACGGTGCTGACACGGGTGCGTGAGCGCGCCGCCGCAGTGACCCCGGCCATGCTGGCCCGCAAATCCCCCTTCGCCGCGCGCAAGCAGGCCCAGGCCTGGCTGCGTCTGCCGCTTCTGCCCACCACCACCATCGGTTCTTTCCCGCAGACAGACCATATCCGTAAGACGCGGCTGGCCTTCAAACGCGGTCAAATGACCCCGGCCGACTACGAAGCCGCCATCAAGGCCGAGATTGCCGCCTGCATCAAAAAGCAGGAGGAACTTGGGCTGGACGTTCTCGTGCACGGCGAGGCCGAGCGCAACGATATGGTGGAGTATTTTGGCCAGCAGCTTGGCGGATTCTGCTTTACGCGCAATGGCTGGGTGCAGAGCTACGGCAGCCGCTGCGTCAAGCCGCCCGTCATTTATGGCGACGTGTACCGCAAGGCCCCTATGACCGTGGCCTGGGCGCGCTATGCCCAGTCCCTGACGCAAAAGCCGGTCAAGGGCATGCTCACCGGGCCAGTGACCATCCTCTGCTGGAGCTTCGTGCGCGACGACCTGCCGCGCAGCGAAGTCTGCCGCCAGATCGCCCTGGCCATCCGCGACGAGGTCAGTGACCTTGAGGCGGCGGGCATACACATCATCCAGATAGACGAGGCCGCCCTGCGCGAAGGCATGCCCCTTACTGCGGCCGAGGCCGCCGTGTACCTGCAATGGGCCGTGGATGCCTTTCTTCTGGCGTCCACTGGCGTTGAAGATCGCACACAGATGCACACCCACATGTGCTACAGCGAATTCAACGCCATCCTGCCCGCCATCGCGCGCATGGACGCCGACGTCATCAGCATCGAATCCAGCCGCAGCGGCATGGAACTGCTGGACGCCTTCACCCGCTTTCACTATGTGGGCGAGGTCGGCCCCGGCGTGTATGATATCCACAGCCCGCGCATTCCCACGGCGGACGAGATGGTGCGTCTGCTGCACCTGGCGCTGCAGCACATCGACAAAAGCCAGCTTTGGGTCAACCCCGACTGCGGCCTCAAGACACGGCGCTGGGAAGAGGCTTATCCGGCCCTGGAAAATATGGTGGCCGCTGCTCTGCGGGTGCGCGTGGAACTGACCGCCTAG